The following are from one region of the Thermofilaceae archaeon genome:
- a CDS encoding nucleotidyltransferase domain-containing protein produces MSESSFEAALRAALSLLELLSRRIRVREAYLFGSYAKGTWLKTSDVDLVIVSEDFRGMRFLDRLDLINELQWKAGIRPFVEAIPLTPEEFAERLRESAVLRDASKYWIKIA; encoded by the coding sequence TTGTCAGAGAGTTCCTTCGAAGCCGCGCTTAGAGCCGCGCTCTCTCTCCTAGAGCTGCTCTCTCGGAGAATCAGGGTGAGGGAAGCTTACCTCTTCGGCAGCTACGCTAAGGGCACCTGGCTCAAGACCAGCGACGTCGACCTGGTGATAGTCTCCGAGGACTTCCGGGGGATGAGGTTCCTCGATAGGCTCGACCTCATCAACGAGCTGCAGTGGAAGGCGGGGATAAGGCCGTTCGTGGAAGCGATACCGCTGACGCCGGAGGAGTTCGCGGAGAGGCTGCGGGAGAGCGCCGTGCTGAGGGACGCTTCCAAGTACTGGATCAAGATCGCCTGA
- a CDS encoding HEPN domain-containing protein, protein MQVRREVELWLRAADEDLEDAKIALSGGRWFRAAFFSQQAVDKALKALFFVVRREEPPRIHTVTELYALLREAGFSLPRDVEDQLFILNKYYTVTRYPDAAGGLPSESVDRVEALRAYDLASEVVRLVREFLRSRA, encoded by the coding sequence GTGCAAGTGCGTAGGGAGGTGGAGCTCTGGCTCAGGGCTGCCGATGAGGACTTAGAGGACGCTAAGATAGCCTTGAGCGGGGGGAGATGGTTCAGAGCGGCCTTCTTCTCGCAGCAGGCGGTCGACAAGGCCCTGAAAGCGCTGTTCTTCGTGGTGAGGAGGGAGGAGCCGCCGCGTATACACACGGTTACTGAGCTCTACGCTCTGCTCAGGGAAGCCGGCTTTTCGCTGCCTAGAGACGTGGAGGATCAGCTCTTCATACTGAACAAGTACTACACGGTGACACGGTACCCTGACGCGGCGGGCGGGCTTCCAAGCGAGTCGGTGGATAGGGTTGAGGCTCTAAGGGCTTACGACTTGGCTAGCGAGGTGGTAAGGCTTGTCAGAGAGTTCCTTCGAAGCCGCGCTTAG
- a CDS encoding HEPN domain-containing protein codes for MSRIREVELLRRRARSFLARALESFDAGDYDTAVFLAEQAVQLHLKPVLLEKVGDYPKVYSIMTLASILARLPECRGLARFLEENRAKVGLLEDAYIASRYLVREYTREEAEILVNFAKEVLKHGELH; via the coding sequence ATGTCGCGTATCCGCGAGGTAGAGCTCTTGAGAAGGAGGGCGAGATCCTTCCTCGCGAGAGCCCTGGAGAGCTTTGACGCGGGGGATTACGACACAGCTGTCTTCCTTGCGGAGCAGGCGGTGCAGCTTCACCTTAAACCGGTGCTGCTGGAGAAGGTGGGTGATTACCCCAAGGTCTACTCGATAATGACTCTCGCCTCGATCCTCGCTAGGTTGCCCGAGTGTAGGGGGCTCGCGAGATTCCTCGAGGAGAATAGAGCTAAGGTCGGCCTCCTGGAGGACGCCTACATAGCTTCGAGGTACCTGGTGAGGGAGTACACCAGGGAGGAGGCTGAAATCCTCGTAAACTTCGCGAAAGAGGTTTTGAAGCATGGAGAGCTACATTGA
- a CDS encoding nucleotidyltransferase domain-containing protein, with protein MESYIDILVKRAEMVRNWREYAARVAEAARAVLPGARVYVFGSVVRGEHTGGSDVDILILSESLPRSGLERAKIKVEIEELAGLPPYHPFEIHLADKEEGRWYLSRIKELVEC; from the coding sequence ATGGAGAGCTACATTGACATACTCGTAAAGAGAGCCGAGATGGTTAGGAACTGGAGGGAGTACGCTGCCAGGGTTGCGGAGGCTGCTAGAGCTGTCCTCCCGGGGGCAAGGGTTTACGTTTTCGGGAGCGTGGTGAGGGGCGAGCACACCGGCGGCAGCGACGTCGATATACTGATACTATCGGAGAGCCTTCCAAGGAGCGGCTTAGAGAGAGCGAAGATAAAAGTAGAGATAGAGGAGCTCGCAGGCCTCCCGCCGTACCATCCGTTCGAGATTCACTTGGCAGACAAGGAAGAGGGAAGGTGGTACCTCAGCAGGATCAAAGAGCTAGTGGAGTGCTGA